From a region of the Bradyrhizobium sp. KBS0727 genome:
- a CDS encoding tripartite tricarboxylate transporter substrate binding protein, producing the protein MIDTHNISICVKRYWTVLIASHQSSATSKKFLPGGNMKFRGMGLALRTAAIAGVLGTVAPAHADFPDRPIKIVVPFTAGGPTDALARNLAEGLRQHLNQTVVIENKGGAGANIGAEAVANSPADGYTLLFGTSGPLAINTSLFKKLNYDPVKSFDPVIMIGKLPNVLSVHPSLPIKDLKELVAYAKAGNKLSYSSSGTGASTHLAGILFNSMTGTDLLHVPYRGAAPAMTDLLGGQVQLSFSDVFTSAPHIKTGALRPIAVTTIERTSILPDVPTFDELGLKGFDVSVFFGVVVPKGTPKEVVAKLNAALVEALKEPNIKAAIDQQGIIPAASSTPEYLAQFMASEIPRWRDVLKQVGFEQQ; encoded by the coding sequence ATGATCGATACCCATAATATATCAATCTGCGTCAAAAGATATTGGACTGTATTGATTGCAAGCCATCAAAGTAGCGCGACAAGCAAGAAATTTCTGCCGGGAGGAAACATGAAGTTTAGGGGTATGGGGCTCGCACTCAGAACCGCCGCGATCGCTGGCGTGCTCGGAACGGTTGCGCCGGCTCACGCGGACTTTCCGGATCGACCGATCAAGATCGTGGTGCCATTCACCGCGGGCGGCCCGACCGATGCGCTGGCGCGCAATCTGGCGGAAGGGTTGCGGCAGCATTTGAACCAGACCGTGGTGATCGAGAACAAGGGTGGCGCGGGCGCCAATATCGGCGCGGAGGCCGTGGCCAACTCCCCAGCTGACGGTTACACGCTCCTGTTCGGAACCTCGGGGCCGCTCGCGATCAATACGAGTTTGTTCAAGAAGCTGAACTATGACCCGGTGAAGAGCTTTGATCCGGTCATCATGATCGGCAAGCTGCCGAATGTTCTTTCCGTTCATCCATCCTTGCCGATCAAGGACCTGAAGGAACTCGTGGCCTATGCGAAGGCCGGCAACAAGCTCAGCTATTCATCATCGGGAACGGGCGCATCGACGCATCTGGCCGGGATTTTGTTTAACTCGATGACCGGAACGGATCTGTTGCACGTTCCTTATCGTGGCGCCGCGCCGGCGATGACGGACTTGCTGGGCGGTCAGGTTCAACTGAGCTTTTCGGACGTGTTTACATCAGCGCCACACATCAAGACGGGAGCGCTTCGCCCGATCGCTGTGACGACGATTGAGCGCACCTCGATCCTGCCGGACGTTCCGACGTTCGATGAACTGGGATTGAAGGGATTCGACGTCAGTGTCTTCTTTGGTGTGGTGGTTCCCAAGGGAACGCCAAAGGAAGTGGTCGCCAAGCTCAACGCGGCATTGGTTGAAGCGCTGAAGGAACCGAACATCAAGGCCGCTATAGACCAGCAGGGTATTATCCCGGCTGCTTCGTCGACGCCGGAGTATCTTGCCCAGTTCATGGCGAGCGAAATTCCGCGCTGGCGAGATGTGCTGAAGCAGGTTGGCTTCGAACAACAGTAA